One segment of Candidatus Fokinia solitaria DNA contains the following:
- the ftsH gene encoding ATP-dependent zinc metalloprotease FtsH, translated as MFDLKKRKSLLTWCLIVGMLVALYGIFVDSVVSVKKVGFSDFMELLNKNHLKTVTIRGSIVEANDSSGTTISTLVPELYISMALVNTLLEKGVKVLFTPLETPLGGFLGVLLSWVPGLLLLGMWSYYMRTMQGGGKVMSFSKSRAQLVTDGHKVTFADVAGVDEAKAELEEIVLFLKNAEKFKALGARIPRGCLLVGPPGTGKTLLAKAIAGEASVPFFNVSGSDFVEMFVGIGAGRVRDMFKQAKEKAPCLLFIDEIDAVGRKRGSGHGGGNDEREQTLNQLLVEMDGFGNVPSAPTVIVLAATNRPDVLDQALLRPGRFDRQVVVSAPDIRGREQILKIHMQNVPIAGDVDIKAIARSTPGFTGADLSNLINEAILYTVRCGKNKVEMYCIEYARDKVMMGPERKSIGMTEHERRVTAYHEAGHSVVALHSPASDALYKVTIMPRGYSLGATARLPEHDKYLETKEKMLADIAVGMGGREAERLIFGEEQITTGASGDIVMVTKIAKRMVIDFGMSERIGHVKVQEQESYYRNCSEEISKIADEEVKAIIEGARMVAQRILREHKDELELIANALLKYETLTVEEVKMIVKGEKIRNNDES; from the coding sequence ATGTTCGATCTTAAAAAGAGAAAAAGTCTTTTAACATGGTGCCTCATCGTAGGTATGTTAGTAGCACTCTACGGTATTTTTGTTGATAGCGTAGTGAGTGTAAAAAAAGTAGGTTTTTCGGATTTCATGGAGCTTCTGAATAAAAATCACTTAAAAACTGTAACGATTCGCGGAAGCATAGTAGAAGCAAATGATAGTTCTGGTACTACGATCAGTACTTTAGTGCCTGAGCTGTATATAAGTATGGCGTTAGTTAATACTCTTCTCGAGAAAGGCGTAAAGGTGCTATTCACTCCGCTAGAAACTCCTTTAGGAGGATTTTTAGGTGTGCTTTTATCGTGGGTGCCAGGGTTATTGTTGCTTGGAATGTGGAGCTATTATATGAGAACGATGCAAGGAGGAGGGAAGGTTATGAGCTTCTCGAAATCTCGCGCGCAGCTTGTTACTGACGGGCATAAAGTCACGTTTGCAGATGTTGCTGGTGTAGACGAAGCGAAAGCAGAATTAGAAGAGATTGTGCTATTTCTGAAGAACGCTGAAAAATTTAAGGCATTAGGTGCAAGAATACCAAGAGGATGTTTATTGGTAGGGCCTCCAGGTACAGGAAAAACACTTCTAGCTAAAGCTATTGCAGGTGAGGCTTCGGTACCGTTCTTCAATGTCTCCGGCTCTGATTTCGTGGAAATGTTTGTCGGTATTGGTGCGGGTAGAGTGCGTGACATGTTTAAACAAGCTAAGGAAAAAGCACCTTGCCTTCTCTTTATAGACGAGATAGATGCAGTAGGAAGAAAAAGAGGTAGCGGACACGGTGGCGGAAATGATGAGAGAGAGCAGACGCTTAATCAGTTGTTGGTGGAAATGGATGGCTTCGGTAATGTGCCTTCAGCACCAACTGTGATAGTTTTAGCCGCAACAAACAGACCTGATGTGCTAGATCAAGCGCTTTTACGTCCAGGAAGATTTGACAGACAAGTAGTAGTTAGTGCGCCTGATATTAGAGGAAGAGAGCAGATATTGAAAATACATATGCAAAACGTTCCTATTGCGGGCGATGTAGACATAAAGGCGATAGCGAGAAGTACTCCGGGATTTACTGGCGCAGACCTTAGCAACTTGATCAATGAAGCGATACTTTACACTGTAAGGTGCGGTAAAAATAAAGTGGAAATGTATTGTATAGAGTACGCACGTGACAAAGTGATGATGGGGCCAGAAAGAAAATCTATAGGAATGACTGAGCATGAAAGACGTGTAACAGCATATCATGAAGCTGGACATAGTGTTGTAGCTTTGCATTCTCCTGCATCTGATGCTTTGTATAAAGTCACTATAATGCCACGCGGATATTCATTAGGCGCAACTGCGAGATTACCTGAGCATGATAAGTACTTAGAGACGAAGGAAAAGATGCTCGCTGATATAGCAGTTGGTATGGGCGGTAGAGAAGCTGAGAGATTGATCTTTGGAGAAGAGCAGATTACGACAGGCGCAAGTGGAGATATTGTTATGGTAACGAAGATTGCTAAAAGAATGGTAATAGATTTTGGTATGAGTGAAAGAATAGGGCATGTAAAAGTACAGGAACAAGAATCATACTATCGTAATTGTTCGGAAGAGATATCAAAAATTGCAGATGAAGAGGTAAAAGCTATTATAGAAGGTGCGAGAATGGTGGCACAAAGAATTCTTAGAGAACATAAAGATGAACTTGAATTGATAGCAAATGCACTACTGAAGTACGAAACTCTTACTGTAGAAGAAGTGAAGATGATAGTAAAAGGTGAGAAAATTAGAAATAATGACGAGTCTTAA
- a CDS encoding TraR/DksA family transcriptional regulator, whose product MNTSSMNILHPKNTNGTHKAFELLSEFDVAKDAIDDYIPSPDEEYMSEKHLQFFKSAISNWRGRLLRALENAKEYLAKCAISKSEEMDGAVEEANIHIKVRETERLRKLIERIDSTLRLIEDKKYGFCEETGEPIGIMRLLARPTARKCLMAQEIHENFEKRHNKQIFQEHTFFEQID is encoded by the coding sequence ATGAATACATCTTCTATGAACATACTTCATCCTAAGAATACTAATGGCACTCATAAAGCGTTCGAACTTTTGAGCGAATTTGACGTGGCAAAAGATGCGATTGATGATTATATTCCATCTCCAGATGAGGAATATATGTCGGAAAAGCATCTACAATTTTTTAAGAGTGCAATATCTAACTGGAGAGGAAGATTATTACGTGCACTGGAAAATGCTAAAGAATATTTAGCTAAGTGCGCAATCAGCAAAAGCGAAGAAATGGACGGTGCTGTCGAAGAAGCGAATATACATATAAAAGTGAGAGAAACAGAAAGATTACGGAAATTAATTGAACGCATAGACAGCACATTACGTTTAATAGAAGATAAAAAATATGGCTTTTGTGAAGAAACTGGCGAACCGATAGGAATTATGAGATTACTTGCTAGACCTACAGCACGTAAGTGCTTAATGGCGCAAGAAATACATGAAAATTTTGAAAAACGACATAACAAGCAGATCTTCCAAGAACATACATTTTTTGAACAGATAGACTGA
- a CDS encoding nucleoside deaminase: MSDYSAKDRFYMQIALDIAQKGADVKEVPVGAVIVNIKNDTIVAATHNLTIQKCNRNAHAEMIAISKASDSINMGFLDHHAIYVTLEPCAMCAKALSLSRVRSIYYAADDAKGGAIKNGVRIFDDASTNHKPLIYSGLFAEESSILLKNFFNTLRKK; encoded by the coding sequence ATGAGTGATTACAGCGCTAAAGATCGCTTTTATATGCAAATAGCATTGGATATAGCGCAAAAAGGCGCAGATGTAAAAGAAGTACCTGTAGGAGCGGTAATTGTTAATATAAAGAACGATACTATTGTTGCGGCTACTCATAACCTCACAATACAAAAGTGTAATAGAAATGCACATGCGGAGATGATTGCAATATCGAAAGCGTCAGATTCTATTAATATGGGCTTTCTTGATCATCACGCTATTTATGTTACATTAGAGCCATGCGCGATGTGTGCGAAGGCGTTGTCATTGAGTAGAGTAAGAAGTATCTACTATGCTGCTGATGATGCAAAAGGCGGAGCGATAAAAAATGGAGTACGTATTTTTGATGATGCCAGCACAAATCATAAGCCTTTGATATATTCAGGGCTGTTTGCTGAGGAAAGCAGTATATTACTGAAGAATTTTTTTAATACTTTAAGAAAAAAATGA
- a CDS encoding NADH-ubiquinone oxidoreductase subunit NDUFA12 family protein, with protein MNIFHNTFTRLFASFVSQDKYGNKYYTSRKFSKYFLASSSSRRWVVYSNFWGDYFRNESTSIDNSNFNWLYHRQSSSAHKDETLHHKYDKVFLNDSGRTPATDDNVETYIAHCNSKELPNTPNLTGTVARMMHTSYGCKNRLVDVEYFPWNY; from the coding sequence ATGAACATATTTCATAATACTTTTACAAGGCTCTTCGCTTCTTTTGTTTCGCAAGATAAATACGGTAATAAGTACTATACATCAAGGAAATTCTCGAAATACTTCTTAGCTTCATCATCTTCCAGGAGATGGGTGGTGTACTCTAATTTTTGGGGAGATTATTTTCGCAATGAATCTACTTCTATCGATAACAGCAATTTCAACTGGCTATACCATAGACAATCATCATCCGCACATAAGGATGAGACATTACATCACAAATACGATAAAGTATTTCTGAATGATTCAGGCCGCACACCAGCGACTGATGACAACGTAGAAACTTACATTGCGCATTGCAATTCCAAAGAGTTACCTAATACACCGAATCTTACTGGCACCGTAGCGCGCATGATGCATACTAGCTATGGTTGCAAGAATCGGCTTGTTGATGTAGAGTATTTTCCTTGGAATTACTAA
- a CDS encoding RMD1 family protein: MFRCASYCIGSGCDLFAFSEVFTSIETPVRVCSSDAIHVTNSSKTQKEIFVFSYGCVIFWNYSEEEEALFLKNLIEYVDAPLENYLSDLCYYVVLEDGPTNIDMASDVIQISKKNDDNPYTKLALSYGLSQSVKLRVFEISVFSLIEENKKIPLELVKRGYIKVPRRELAKKIGMLFMERSAINLSNDVLDIPGFFWKNPKYENVYDASRKFMDIQQRSDNLNRRLAIIYELYEILRDEVNHSHSLRLEMIIIFLIFVEMVLSMVEIISKFF; this comes from the coding sequence ATGTTTAGGTGCGCGTCGTACTGTATCGGCTCTGGATGCGATTTATTCGCATTCTCTGAAGTCTTCACCAGTATTGAAACGCCGGTGAGAGTTTGCAGTTCTGATGCAATTCATGTGACAAATTCGTCAAAAACTCAGAAGGAAATATTCGTTTTTTCCTACGGATGCGTGATATTCTGGAATTATTCCGAAGAAGAGGAGGCGCTTTTCTTGAAGAATCTGATCGAATACGTAGATGCGCCTCTTGAAAACTATCTCTCAGACTTATGCTACTACGTTGTACTAGAGGATGGTCCAACTAATATAGATATGGCAAGTGATGTAATACAAATTTCTAAGAAGAATGACGACAATCCATATACTAAGTTGGCACTTTCTTATGGATTATCACAATCTGTTAAGCTGAGAGTATTCGAGATCTCAGTTTTCTCCTTGATAGAAGAGAACAAAAAAATCCCTCTTGAGTTGGTAAAAAGAGGATATATAAAGGTACCTAGAAGAGAACTTGCAAAAAAAATAGGAATGCTTTTTATGGAAAGAAGCGCAATAAATCTGAGTAATGATGTTTTAGATATTCCAGGATTTTTTTGGAAGAATCCGAAATATGAAAACGTCTATGATGCTTCTCGCAAATTCATGGATATTCAACAAAGGAGTGATAACTTAAACAGAAGACTCGCAATAATATATGAGTTATATGAGATATTGCGAGATGAGGTCAATCACTCGCATTCTCTAAGATTAGAAATGATAATAATATTTCTGATATTTGTGGAAATGGTACTATCAATGGTCGAAATAATATCCAAATTCTTCTGA
- a CDS encoding phosphatidate cytidylyltransferase, which yields MNHIGFLRNNFIARCFSGCFIVAASLCFNFFGGYLFLLYLAAIGLLMIVELRKMIVSYYGKISSGAHRRLKILEWMLLSIACVLCFIDSMLYIREVENGKWIVTLLFMIVWSTDTCAYISGKLFGKRCLPSYISPSKTYEGLFLSIIMTVIIVYPIIEMMQRYGVYSCTVSHLEHVVFILLLSVTSHCGDLLESVFKRHFMVKDSGSIIPGHGGVLDRFDSMMLASIVMRVYLSI from the coding sequence ATGAATCATATAGGGTTTTTGAGAAATAATTTTATAGCACGCTGTTTTTCCGGTTGCTTCATAGTAGCTGCGTCATTATGTTTCAATTTTTTTGGAGGATATTTATTTCTGTTGTATTTAGCAGCTATAGGACTACTGATGATAGTGGAGTTGCGAAAAATGATAGTGTCTTATTACGGAAAAATATCAAGCGGTGCGCATAGAAGATTGAAGATACTAGAATGGATGCTTTTGAGCATTGCATGTGTTTTATGCTTTATTGACAGTATGCTGTATATAAGAGAGGTAGAAAATGGAAAATGGATTGTAACATTACTATTTATGATTGTATGGAGTACAGATACCTGTGCTTATATTAGCGGAAAGTTATTTGGCAAGAGATGTCTACCTTCTTATATTAGCCCTAGTAAAACTTATGAAGGGCTGTTTCTTAGTATTATAATGACAGTCATAATTGTGTATCCGATTATTGAGATGATGCAAAGGTATGGTGTTTATAGCTGTACTGTATCGCATTTAGAGCATGTAGTATTCATATTGCTTCTGAGTGTTACGTCTCATTGCGGAGACCTCTTAGAATCAGTTTTTAAAAGACATTTCATGGTAAAAGATAGCGGCAGTATAATACCAGGGCATGGTGGTGTGCTAGATAGATTTGACAGTATGATGCTAGCGTCTATTGTGATGCGCGTATACTTATCTATATAA
- a CDS encoding outer membrane protein assembly factor BamD, producing the protein MKRFRRIISAIICSSLVCGCASNVRNYSKKDPARLYSTAMQKKDSHPNTALEDIAEIETYYPTSSEAEKALLLKIYILYQEGRFDESIEAKDDFQIRYPTSKYIAYSYYMSGINYYTQIVDIGREQYITYKAKEALEFVAQNFPDTDYGRDAARKARYCAHILAAKEMDIGRFYEKKGDYLAASNRYKKILEGQYDSALTQEATYRMAVSWYGMGMKHIANLYYLSAKKDYPDSIWTKRIHQVLFR; encoded by the coding sequence ATGAAGCGCTTTCGCCGCATAATAAGCGCTATCATCTGCTCATCCCTCGTATGTGGATGTGCATCTAATGTGAGGAATTACTCTAAAAAAGATCCTGCGCGACTTTACAGTACAGCAATGCAAAAAAAAGATAGTCACCCTAACACTGCACTAGAGGATATAGCAGAGATAGAAACATACTATCCTACTTCTTCGGAAGCAGAAAAGGCATTGTTGCTGAAGATATATATCTTATATCAGGAAGGTCGTTTTGATGAATCTATAGAAGCAAAAGATGACTTTCAGATTCGCTATCCAACGAGTAAGTATATAGCTTACTCTTACTATATGAGTGGTATAAATTACTACACTCAAATTGTAGATATAGGAAGAGAGCAGTACATTACATATAAAGCAAAAGAAGCACTAGAGTTCGTCGCGCAAAATTTTCCGGATACAGATTATGGACGTGATGCCGCAAGAAAAGCTCGTTATTGTGCACATATACTAGCAGCAAAGGAAATGGATATAGGACGCTTCTATGAGAAAAAGGGCGATTATCTTGCAGCTTCTAACAGATATAAAAAAATCTTGGAAGGGCAATACGATAGTGCATTAACACAAGAAGCAACATATAGAATGGCTGTATCGTGGTATGGCATGGGGATGAAGCATATTGCAAATCTTTATTATTTATCCGCTAAGAAAGATTACCCTGATTCAATATGGACGAAAAGGATACACCAAGTGCTATTCCGGTAA
- a CDS encoding BolA/IbaG family iron-sulfur metabolism protein, which translates to MKKRMTEALLQRFPDAVLSIQEIACDEMHYHISIQTAEFVGKTLLEQHKMVYCTIGEYVGNEVHAVKIKTASPSY; encoded by the coding sequence ATGAAAAAACGCATGACTGAAGCATTGCTGCAAAGATTTCCGGACGCAGTCCTTTCGATACAGGAAATTGCATGCGATGAGATGCATTATCATATATCAATTCAGACTGCTGAGTTCGTCGGAAAAACACTTCTCGAGCAACATAAGATGGTATATTGCACGATAGGAGAGTATGTCGGTAACGAAGTGCATGCGGTAAAAATAAAAACTGCATCGCCATCGTATTAA
- a CDS encoding efflux RND transporter periplasmic adaptor subunit produces the protein MLSGVFTSKHGEMPQQDEHNYYKVETFTPGKHASTLKAFGILEASDKILLTAVTGGKVLKVFVQSGTYLKKGGSILKVEDGSAKERLTKANAALAKAQLIYDSISNLYNKGSASKFEMTDATEKLELATAELKDAEKALDDTVVKAPFDGFVDFISVAKDDMIGYGTNGNRVVGEFYKIGAFKTKVYLSQTEVSQITYNTPATISVVNGKGESVSLNGIITFISKVAAKDTKAFLVEIAVSDSRNNLMNNIDATVTFNLVFDNCILVPKSALSIDASGNFILKSVQNNKVQSLVVKVVFEKDDYIGILYEDTLNIVTVGAQYLTDGTVIDESQKK, from the coding sequence ATGCTCTCTGGTGTATTCACCTCAAAGCATGGTGAAATGCCTCAACAAGATGAGCACAACTACTATAAGGTAGAAACATTCACTCCAGGCAAGCACGCTTCTACCTTGAAAGCATTTGGTATACTGGAAGCAAGCGATAAAATTCTACTCACTGCTGTAACTGGTGGAAAGGTACTAAAGGTGTTCGTACAGTCTGGCACTTATTTAAAGAAAGGAGGTAGCATACTAAAGGTAGAAGACGGAAGTGCTAAGGAAAGGCTAACTAAGGCAAATGCAGCATTAGCGAAAGCACAGCTTATATATGATTCGATATCCAATTTATACAATAAAGGCAGTGCATCGAAGTTTGAGATGACAGATGCAACTGAAAAATTAGAACTTGCTACAGCTGAGTTGAAAGATGCAGAAAAAGCACTAGACGATACAGTTGTAAAAGCGCCATTTGATGGCTTCGTAGATTTTATAAGCGTAGCAAAGGACGATATGATAGGATATGGTACAAATGGCAATAGAGTAGTTGGAGAATTCTATAAAATAGGTGCGTTTAAAACAAAAGTATACCTTTCTCAAACAGAAGTAAGTCAAATTACTTATAATACTCCAGCAACTATATCCGTAGTAAACGGAAAAGGCGAAAGTGTCTCTTTAAACGGTATCATTACTTTTATCAGTAAAGTAGCGGCAAAAGACACAAAAGCATTTCTCGTTGAGATCGCTGTAAGTGATAGCAGAAACAATTTGATGAATAATATTGACGCAACAGTCACTTTCAATCTTGTTTTTGATAATTGTATCTTAGTACCAAAATCAGCGCTTTCTATAGATGCTTCAGGTAATTTTATTTTAAAATCAGTACAGAACAATAAAGTGCAGTCGCTTGTAGTGAAGGTAGTATTTGAGAAAGACGATTATATCGGAATACTATATGAAGATACATTGAATATAGTCACAGTAGGTGCGCAATACCTTACGGACGGCACTGTTATTGATGAGTCACAGAAGAAATAA
- the era gene encoding GTPase Era → MIRDTTTPCMSVKIGICGAPNAGKSTLLNAIIGQKLAIATHKPQTTRDNVVGMVKHRDIAMLFADMPGVFEASKYQLREYLLTQAVQALSWCNVMMIMISAERIRNETAAVYSILEKELIDIVSLMEKLPHIVSTKKKFTDFSKKQKLLLLSKYDLIPYEMRDMVAKCLEELSEKYNMKCIMNSVTSSCYDDVLDICASYSTPTYRCFDELAYTNVSEKVLAEEITREQIYFLVHQEVPYSCMVETVVWREFEDCGIQISQNIITTRESHKMILIGRGGKMIKSLRERVTRQIEATLDKRVELQLHVKVRSDWMRCAKPKDNLKDF, encoded by the coding sequence ATGATAAGAGATACTACTACGCCATGCATGAGTGTGAAAATTGGTATATGCGGAGCACCGAATGCAGGTAAATCAACACTTTTAAATGCCATCATAGGACAAAAACTTGCTATAGCTACGCATAAGCCACAAACTACAAGAGATAATGTAGTAGGAATGGTAAAGCATAGAGATATTGCTATGCTATTTGCTGATATGCCTGGCGTTTTTGAAGCATCTAAATATCAGTTACGCGAGTATTTACTTACGCAAGCAGTGCAAGCACTTTCTTGGTGTAATGTGATGATGATTATGATTTCAGCAGAACGTATACGTAATGAGACAGCTGCAGTTTACTCTATTCTTGAAAAAGAGTTAATCGATATTGTTTCCTTAATGGAAAAGCTTCCACATATTGTTTCTACGAAAAAGAAATTTACCGATTTTTCCAAAAAGCAAAAGTTACTACTATTATCAAAGTACGATCTGATACCGTATGAAATGCGTGATATGGTGGCTAAGTGTCTAGAAGAATTGTCGGAGAAGTATAATATGAAGTGCATAATGAATTCAGTAACATCAAGTTGTTATGACGATGTATTAGATATTTGTGCTTCTTATAGTACTCCGACTTACCGTTGCTTTGATGAATTAGCATATACGAATGTATCTGAGAAGGTTCTTGCGGAAGAAATTACGAGAGAACAGATATATTTTTTAGTGCATCAAGAGGTGCCTTATTCATGCATGGTAGAAACTGTAGTATGGAGAGAATTTGAAGATTGTGGAATACAAATATCTCAAAATATTATCACTACGAGAGAGTCTCATAAAATGATTCTTATAGGAAGAGGAGGCAAGATGATAAAGTCTTTGAGGGAGAGAGTTACAAGACAGATAGAAGCTACTTTAGATAAAAGAGTTGAGTTACAGCTACACGTAAAAGTAAGGAGCGATTGGATGCGATGCGCGAAACCTAAGGATAATTTAAAAGATTTTTGA
- the lpdA gene encoding dihydrolipoyl dehydrogenase encodes MKEYDIVIIGSGPGGYVAAIRAAQLKMRVLIVEKEALGGICLNWGCIPTKALLKSSETLYHLKKAHFSGIIAKDISFDLQKIVQQSRDASTQLNRGVGTLLKKNNVEVIFGHATIKTKHELHILGNDNKEYNVKAKNIIIATGASVRQLPNVPIDGKIVWSYKEAMTPKTLPQSLLVIGSGAIGMEFANFYSVLGTKVTIAEKMPRIMQTEDHDISALMHKAMEELGICIKTSATIDKFEVKNEKACVTITTNKKSEEAFFDNVISAAGVVPNTKGIGLENLGILLSDNGKIIVNNKMCTNVDNVYAIGDINDKPYMLAHKASHEGIICVEAICNINSHDLDYNAIPACIYTTPQVASIGYTEEAAKQLNCKIAVSKFPFIGNGKAVATHTTNGLVKIITNVDTGEVLGAHMIGENVSEMICCFGVLKASEGTVNEILSTIFPHPTISETIHEAALGVYNRTIHL; translated from the coding sequence ATGAAAGAGTATGATATAGTAATCATCGGTAGTGGTCCGGGCGGATATGTTGCCGCAATAAGAGCTGCGCAACTCAAGATGCGAGTGCTGATTGTGGAAAAAGAAGCACTAGGAGGTATATGTCTAAACTGGGGATGCATCCCTACAAAAGCACTCTTAAAATCATCTGAAACTCTTTACCATCTCAAAAAGGCACATTTTTCTGGTATAATAGCGAAAGATATTTCATTCGATTTACAGAAAATCGTTCAGCAATCAAGAGATGCATCCACTCAATTAAACAGAGGAGTCGGTACTTTACTGAAAAAGAACAATGTAGAGGTAATTTTTGGACATGCTACTATTAAAACAAAGCATGAATTGCATATATTAGGAAATGATAATAAGGAGTATAACGTTAAAGCAAAGAATATCATAATCGCCACTGGTGCATCGGTACGTCAGCTTCCAAATGTACCTATAGACGGTAAAATAGTATGGTCGTACAAAGAAGCAATGACACCTAAAACATTACCACAATCATTACTCGTTATAGGGAGTGGCGCTATAGGCATGGAATTTGCAAATTTCTACAGCGTTTTAGGGACGAAAGTCACGATTGCTGAGAAAATGCCACGAATAATGCAAACAGAAGATCACGACATTTCCGCGCTCATGCATAAAGCAATGGAAGAACTTGGAATATGTATCAAGACTTCTGCTACTATCGATAAATTTGAAGTAAAAAACGAAAAAGCATGCGTTACAATCACTACTAATAAAAAGTCAGAAGAAGCTTTCTTTGATAATGTTATTTCTGCAGCTGGAGTTGTACCAAATACTAAAGGTATAGGATTAGAGAATTTAGGTATTCTCTTATCTGACAACGGTAAAATCATCGTGAACAATAAAATGTGCACAAATGTAGATAATGTTTATGCAATAGGCGATATAAACGATAAACCGTACATGCTTGCTCACAAAGCAAGCCATGAAGGAATTATTTGCGTAGAAGCAATATGTAATATAAATTCACATGACTTAGATTATAATGCTATTCCAGCATGCATATACACCACTCCACAAGTCGCAAGTATCGGATATACAGAAGAAGCAGCTAAACAATTGAATTGCAAAATTGCTGTAAGTAAGTTTCCTTTTATTGGAAATGGAAAAGCTGTAGCAACTCATACTACAAATGGCTTAGTAAAAATTATTACAAATGTCGATACTGGAGAAGTGCTCGGCGCGCATATGATAGGAGAAAATGTAAGCGAAATGATATGCTGCTTCGGCGTACTAAAAGCGTCAGAAGGGACAGTTAATGAAATACTTTCAACAATATTTCCGCATCCTACAATATCAGAAACTATACATGAAGCTGCACTCGGTGTATATAATCGTACAATTCATTTATGA